From one Longimicrobiales bacterium genomic stretch:
- a CDS encoding SIMPL domain-containing protein (The SIMPL domain is named for its presence in mouse protein SIMPL (signalling molecule that associates with mouse pelle-like kinase). Bacterial member BP26, from Brucella, was shown to assemble into a channel-like structure, while YggE from E. coli has been associated with resistance to oxidative stress.) — translation MTNEIGRGARNLLLPAAVLSAGLVLAAIVFGLFFRSARQPERTITVTGAATRAFEADRIKWRLSISRMVGEQDLAAGFEQIREDVAAIRAQLATAGLPDSALILQPPSAQPQYSPQGGRSGYSVVQPIYVLSSDIERVESVALEPGRILSPGMALEYSQLEYFYDGIAELKHALLADATRDAKRRAEEIAGSTDGTVGPMAAARAGVFQITEPYSTDVAGYGIHNTSTRRKEITVTVHGEFRID, via the coding sequence ATGACAAACGAAATCGGGCGCGGTGCCCGTAACCTGCTCCTCCCCGCGGCGGTTCTGAGCGCGGGGCTGGTGCTTGCCGCGATCGTCTTTGGCCTTTTCTTCCGGTCCGCCCGCCAGCCGGAGCGGACGATCACGGTGACGGGTGCTGCGACGCGTGCGTTCGAAGCCGACCGCATCAAGTGGCGGCTGAGCATCTCCCGCATGGTCGGTGAGCAGGACCTCGCGGCAGGCTTCGAGCAGATCCGCGAGGACGTCGCCGCGATCCGTGCGCAACTCGCCACTGCAGGGCTTCCCGACTCCGCGCTGATCCTCCAGCCGCCGAGCGCACAGCCGCAGTACTCGCCGCAGGGCGGGCGGTCAGGCTACAGCGTCGTACAGCCGATCTATGTCCTGTCGAGCGATATAGAACGCGTGGAATCGGTAGCCCTCGAGCCCGGCCGGATTCTCAGCCCGGGCATGGCGCTCGAGTATTCGCAGCTCGAGTACTTCTACGACGGCATCGCGGAGCTCAAGCACGCACTTCTCGCCGACGCGACGCGCGATGCGAAGCGCCGGGCTGAAGAGATCGCGGGAAGCACGGACGGCACAGTAGGCCCGATGGCAGCGGCACGCGCGGGCGTGTTCCAGATCACGGAGCCCTACTCGACGGATGTCGCCGGCTACGGCATACACAACACGTCGACGCGCAGGAAGGAAATCACCGTGACTGTCCACGGCGAGTTCCGCATCGACTGA
- a CDS encoding MotA/TolQ/ExbB proton channel family protein, which produces MWSYLVSGGYAMWGVVLCGLVMFAMAVRVAVRPANRSDLDAILLWAGAALGIGVIGTLVGISQVATAMAAAGSAPPGLAWSGINLALSTTVVGTLLFLLGLAGWGVLRARLR; this is translated from the coding sequence ATGTGGAGCTATCTCGTTTCGGGCGGCTACGCGATGTGGGGTGTGGTGCTCTGCGGGTTGGTAATGTTCGCGATGGCCGTACGTGTCGCGGTGCGTCCTGCCAACCGGAGCGATCTGGACGCGATCCTGCTCTGGGCGGGTGCGGCACTGGGAATCGGCGTGATCGGCACCCTGGTCGGCATCAGCCAGGTGGCGACGGCAATGGCAGCCGCCGGGAGCGCGCCGCCGGGACTCGCGTGGAGCGGGATCAACCTGGCGCTCTCGACCACCGTTGTCGGGACGCTGCTCTTTCTGCTCGGGCTGGCGGGCTGGGGAGTTCTGCGTGCGCGTTTGCGCTGA
- a CDS encoding ABC transporter ATP-binding protein translates to MQQATEPLIRLDGVSKVFYTDEVETHALNNVQLHIQRGEYIAIAGPSGCGKTTLLSLLGLLDSPSDGVYSLDGKNVSNLSASDRARVRNREIGFVFQAFNLIGDLTVYENVELPLTYRGMSASERKERVHAALERVGMSHRTKHYPSQLSGGQQQRVAVARAIVGKPLILLADEPTGNLDSKNGEAVMDLLKELHADGATICMVTHDPRYARHAERSIHLFDGQVVRDEDSSKAHELEESGFEMHHNG, encoded by the coding sequence ACGGAGCCGCTCATCAGGCTCGACGGCGTGAGCAAGGTGTTCTACACCGACGAGGTGGAGACGCACGCGCTCAACAACGTGCAGCTCCACATCCAGCGCGGCGAGTACATCGCGATCGCGGGCCCGTCCGGCTGCGGCAAGACGACGCTGCTGTCACTGCTCGGGCTGCTGGACTCGCCGAGTGACGGTGTGTACTCGCTCGACGGCAAGAACGTTTCGAACCTGTCCGCCTCCGACCGCGCGCGGGTGCGCAATCGCGAGATCGGATTCGTCTTTCAGGCGTTCAACCTGATTGGCGACCTGACCGTGTACGAGAACGTCGAGCTGCCGCTGACGTACCGCGGCATGTCGGCATCCGAGCGGAAGGAGCGCGTACACGCCGCGCTCGAGCGCGTCGGCATGTCACATCGCACGAAGCACTATCCGTCGCAGCTGTCCGGCGGTCAGCAGCAGCGTGTCGCGGTCGCGCGTGCGATCGTGGGCAAGCCGCTGATCCTGCTGGCGGACGAGCCGACGGGTAACCTCGACTCGAAGAACGGCGAGGCGGTGATGGACCTGCTGAAGGAGCTGCACGCCGACGGCGCCACGATCTGTATGGTCACGCACGACCCGCGGTATGCGCGGCATGCGGAACGCTCGATTCACCTGTTCGACGGGCAGGTGGTCCGCGACGAGGATTCGTCCAAGGCGCACGAGCTGGAGGAGAGCGGCTTCGAGATGCACCACAATGGATGA